The Glycine soja cultivar W05 chromosome 4, ASM419377v2, whole genome shotgun sequence genomic sequence TCGTTTATTATTTGTCTTAAAAGTCATGTTCACTTTTCAGAAGTTTTGCTCATTTTTTCGCGAACCATGCTGACACACGAAACAGTCTATATCCAGGAACcttattatatttacatttaaatcAATTAGAACTACTCTAAAGTAACTAGCGTGTGATTAGTAAAGTGATGACGTGCCTAGCACATGCAAAGGCTCTTAATTGtactagtttttctttctttctttctttctataacTTAATTGtactagtttttctttttttctttctttttataactTAATTGTACTAGTTATGTTcatcttttcttttgcttttgttCATACATGACGTAAGCATTCTTTTGAGACAGCCTAGTCCAGTGATATTCACTATTATTAgcataaaactttatttttttttaagaaagtgtTATTCTTTTATGCGAATTGAAGTTTCATTTTGTAATTCACATAATGAAAAATAGTATTAAAAGTTAGCATATTATAAGAaggtaaaatatcaattttaagtgaacaacaatataaaaaatcacttaaattttgacttttaatatgagtaatattattatttaaaccaTAAACAGGACCTGTATTCCATCATTGAGTTAAGAATTGGGACACAAAACACAGGGGAAAGCCAGCTTGAGAACAGTCAAAGGCTCATCAACCATTATTTAGGTTGGCCGTTACCATCTTAATTAAAGCATTTGTGGGAGGAAATGAATTTGAGAAATTTTGTCCGAATCCTTTATGAAGCaaaattttgttgttgaaaaTTGAGAGAAGAGTGAAATAAGATGACTAGcataaaatacttcatttataaatgTGTAGTTTGAAGTTTGAAACTTGGATCTGCTTTTCCTTCACGTGGGTTAATGGCATGATAACTCTCATTTGTCTTTCCATGATTGCATCGTGCGCACAAACACACACATGGAGAATCTATAATAATTGAGCGTTGTGAAATTCCAAATTTTTCTACAATTCAATTTCCATTATcagtcaataataataataataataaatacacaataatttacaaataaaaaaacatgaactCCGATTGAAGCCGGGACGACTGGGTGGACCACTTTGGTACCTCTTTGCCATCTCCTCAGAATTCCACAGAGCATTGAAACaatttaatgttgtttggttTAGGGTTCAGTGGAGGAGTAGTGGTCGAGATTCAAGGTAGAAGTCGAGGTTGTTTCTGAGAGGCACGTGGCAGTCATCGGAGTGTGAAACGAAGCGGAGGAGCTGTTCGAAGATCGCTTCGTCGCAGGGAATGGCGAGAGGACCGTGGTTGGAGAAGCCGTACTCTTCCTCCGCCTCAACCAGTAGCCTCTTGAACACGGGATGGTTCAGGTACGTCGTGCGCACCACAAATCTTTTCGAGTTGTTGCCCACGCACACCGCCACGTGTCCCGCTGGAACATCAGACGGTATTCTGTGGGCCGACGTACGGGCCTTGCTACGCCACCGCCGCAGCATTTGGCGGAGCCTGACTATGTGGCGGATTCTGCTGCATTTTCCAAGTGCCGCTGACATTTTCTCCTcaaacagaagaagaagaagtgggGTGGGGATTGGAAAAGagggtgttgttgttgttgttttataaTGCCTAGGTTCAGAATGTGCCCTCGATCTTCCTCATAATTACCACCAACAACTTTCTGCTGTTTTTGCAGCATATTACAGAGGGTGTCATTTCATGACCATTAGTAATCCATGTCGGATAcccaatttttaatataaatatctttACTTTCCATTCTTTAAACATGTATATTATGACTGTCTTTACtttttaggaagaaaaaaaaaatagtaacgaTGAGGTaattttgtgaaagaaaagtaaagaagaataataaaaaaaatatttaaattaaagttaattaataaataagaaaaaaataatattagattaaaacatattattatattataaaaaaagtagaaaacactgaaaataaaaagacacACAACCTGTACTTATGTACGGTCTACAGTAAAAGACTACAAGATGCAGTACATTTCCACTCTAATCCACTTGGTatagtaaagaaataaacaataacATATTATTGATATAAGTGGTGAAGTGAAATTCttctattaatattaattattagtaaaattaataaatattttatatcaatatatgataataaaaaaataaataataatatttttttcttcacagTTCTTTGTTGTTCACTCCAACCAAACCACACATGTATtttgatatgtttttaattttgtgttcttttatcttattttcttcaCTTCAATCAAACCAATGCTTATAGATGAGAAATgttaacaatattatttttacatttttttgaaaagtGTTACATGAAcacttaatatattatttgacacctaaagataaagagaaaaaaaagaaaaaaaaaatataaatataatagaatttatgatgtgaaaaaaagaagataaataagAGATGTTGAAAGAATGTTtacaatgataaaatatttatgtatcattattttttattattgattaaaatttattataaattattaattttgatgagACACATACATAcctaaattaaaagataaaatcatcaaatgagatgtgaaattaacaaaaactaatgattaccaaaaaatttcaacaatcataaataacattaaaaaaagtgtcaaaTAAAATGTTACTGATATTTCTCATTTAAAgataaccatatatatatatataaataatagttataatttatttttataattttaagaaaaaaatacataaataaaatgtaatgttatagaatttatttaatattataatattttttataattctcataatttgtaaaaataaaactaatttttagaaaattgtatgtaattttatcatttaacatAGTTTATATCATAccctattattattttactctcatattctattatattatatcatatcGTGACTATATCAAACAAGTATATTATCCGTATATTtcaaaagtgaaataaaataaaatgataacaaaAACTCGAAAAGTAAGAAATGGCATGGCAAGCTGATATCATATTGTCGATCACATGCCTAACAAATAGATATCTAATTCTCCTAAAAAAGATAGACTTGGTAAATGTAAACAAACAGTAATCAACACAAAATATATGTTCTCGATGCCTAAAATTGCTTCATCGAGTGGAAGGTGAAAACATGACTGGACTGTTGTCTGTTTGTATTGAGTAATGTACAATCCGAGGAACTTGAGCTTATAGCCTATATAGACTGAGAAAATAATTCTCTCCGCTGACATTTTAACTTTGGATGAGATCTAgccatgtaaaaaataaatgaatataatatatttttatcataaagtaaaaatttaaaaatattaagatgaGATCTGAACACTTGAAAATTTCAAGTTTCTTTTTTACAtgagaattttttaataaaactaactAACCAACATttggtcataaaaaataaatgagaaaatcCATTCCTTACAGATGGATATGTCACAAATCTTTGcgcattttttgttgtttaaaaggggtagtttatttttaaaattactataataatgtagttttaaaattattaaaatggtGTGCATTGGATTTctaaaagttaattttgttttatttttctactttcTGATTGTTATAAATTCCCAAAATTTTTCTGACAataaaaactcttaaaattttctttcactAAATCAAAGTCAACTCTTAGaaatctcattaaaaaaataaaaaaactctcaGAAATCTTACTTAAATTacttttgtacttttttttttataaaaaagtatacTGCTCTGTTAATTTCAAAAGTGAACTAacccatttataaaaaaaaaaagcctcttTAATTGCACGCCCAGCTGCCAGTTCCATTTTCATCTTTACACCCCCAAGTCgatattttaaaattgcaaAAGAGGTTCCCATTACACTACGAGGGAAAAAAAAACCAAGTAGCTCAGGGTCCATGCTTTACCATTGAGGTGAGGCTGACCCACTAATAAAATATGCTTTCTAGTTAAGGTCTCTTTGAAAAGAGCCTTAAGATGTTATTGgcaataaaacaacaaaataatcttaaatagAAAGCTCTTCAAAGGAACCATTTTCCAATCTCCAAATCTGACTACACCCATGTGCAGAGATGCCCCCATTCTACCCTTTTCTATAATTCCCAAAAGAAACAGCCAAAAGCACCCTCCTAATTCCTCCACTCCCCATATTTTGAACATCTTACTCAATCAGATTTTAACatgattatttctttattttatgatCATTACAAACATAGAATGATGACACATGTCACTTAAGTGATcattaagattaaattttttcaattatcTTGTTTTGTTCTCGCTCTTAGATAAAAATATCACAAGGAGTTTAAAACTGTGGTGCTTGCAGGAGAATAGAGTTAAGTGCGAAAATTTCGGATTAGGATTTATGGGTCCACTTTGCATGTTTTGGTAAGTAGGGTACATCCCCCTTAATTAAGGGTCCCGTTAGAATAATGTGACGATAGAACCTCACTTATTAGGATATAAGGGTCATGGCATTTATTTGCTTAGTTCAATGTTTTACAACAAAACACATATCTTAGCAAATCTCCAAATCAACAAATTTgaataatgtaatttaatttgtagGTCGCGAGTTATGTTCTATATATATCCCGATAGTTTGCTGTTTACCTTGTGGGCtttcataaaatttgatttaattggttGGTGATGAGACAAAAACTGTAGAAAGATATGAAGAATATACACTGGATTTCTGGACGGGTATTTACGATATAATACGCAAACAAGTCAGCAGCTATTTATTTGTTACTGTTCTCTCTAATCTTCACTGGCACATCCACACAGACACGGTTGTCAGTTGTCACTTGAGACTGAGAGTCATatgattatcaaaatatttaacagAAAATTAGATTCTTtactaaaacattaaaaaattaacactaTGTACAATATtatatacaacttttttttttgtctctcttaTACTCTCGTATACAAATAGCTAAAATATACTTCttaaaatcaaaagaaacaAGACAAACATAAATTAGCACCCGGAAATCGGGAACATGCGTCATATTTCTTCCGGACTccgttacaattttttttagtattcaatataaataatttctaattgtTTTTATCCTATGTAGTAATAATATCATCTCAAAAATACTTTTCAATTGATCGACAGTCTATTttcaatgacttttttttattctttatattaagttataacaaaagatatttaaaaaaaactatattttaaaaaattattaggtagAATCCTAAGACTATTAAGTGTCCTTGATCCCAACACATCTATACATgccacatttaattttttttaatctataaaaataataaataatacttaattatatgtcatatgataattaattagacactattagaaaatattgattagaaaatatTGACTATAACGTAGATTAAACAAATTATCTCGTATCATATTACTAAATTTGAATCACATCAAGTTAATTTTCATGGGTTAAcgctttttaaatttgatggaaagatcaaaattataaatattattaaattagagGACTAAATATCTAGAtctatcttaaaataaaatgattgaaattgtaaaatttagaaaataagaagattaaatttgtctattttaaaatagagaactaaaattacatttaagccaaaataacaatatatacaCTCTCTAACATTATTAACAATCAAATTGCAATGATTGATATATAAAGAGGGCTAACAATACACTCTCTAACACATTCATCCtaataaatactttattattagttaaaatttattaaaaattgtaaaattatgaGAGAGAATGATTAAATATGATATAGGACTTACTGTTATAATTTTCATCAAATTTCAACTTGAGAATaaagagtataaaaaaaatatggcttaacattttttttcattgcatTTATACCTTGCGAGGTGTAATGCTCCATAACTGAACGTGCCCAATTGTGACGGATAATACAaagtaatatttcttttttgcaaaaataagaaaaacttaataaaaattGCTGGCTATCAATTTCATttggaaataaataattaataattagtttCCCCTTACTGTCACCAATAATTAGGTTGAGTTAGGGGTATTGTTATATAATTTCGATTTTGTAATTATATGTATATGATTATTTAGTTGTCCTAAAGACACCTAATTACAAGTAagtaattaaattgataaagtaatataaaaaagagttataaaattaattcaatgattaaaaaaaataaaaaatgataaattgaattctctcattaaaaaaaactaaaacaaaactcGAGGATAAACTTCACATTATGAGATGCGTAAAATCTTCTGTCAGAAGCCATCACATGGATCCTTGCATGCACATgattagaagaaaacaaattaaacacaTAATTTACTACAtgaattaagaaactaaaataaaaaattatttattatgtaaatcataagacaacataaaaaatatcatgaataacacaattttttttatctttttataaaaacatttatactttaaaattctttaaccaaaaccgttaagatattaattaacatttgtcttcttaaatattttattttatatttttaattatttcaattattagtGTTACCAAAtaagtataatttaataaaataatttaaaaactctTAGTTGACTTTTCAACTCATTTTACTATAATTTATATACTCGTAAAACAAATTAACAGATTAGATTCTTCATTTTGAATCATATCATATGAATGCTACCAGTCGCagttttttactattatttttttaaaagagagaatgatatgaataaataataaccATGACAATTACAACGgtggtaaaataaaattaaacatgtttGTCACGGTCATGATTGCAATTGATAAAGATAGAAATTAAATCTAATGCTATATGTTTATCATATATTTAGAGTTGTGTGATAACAGTGGTAGCATGAGCGGTTAGGGATTCATATTCCCTTATATGTCTCTTCTCAAATAATTTTACCTAGAAATAGAATTCAATACAAGTATATCCATAAAGTTGAAGTGCATATTTCACTAATTATTACTTAAGCCCAATTTCTTGATGTGCCTCTTTGTAATTAAACCTATTATTCTATTCTCATAGTTCCATCAAGATTAATATTAATTCCAAACACTGAATACAGAAACCTAAGATAACtcatatgcatgtatatatcaAAAAGTTATATTCCGAGAGGAACATCCAAATACACATGGCAATCAACCCAGTTCCAGCATAGTACATACACAAGATTCCTCTTCATGCGTATAGCTTAAAATCAACCTATTAATGATTAGTTAGCATGCAAAAAAGCATTAAAAAGAGAGATGATTACTCTGAACCACAATAACCTGCATTAAATTTCAAACATAAACTATCTCAAAATTAAATTCACGTTCATATATAACTTATGCTTtactcagtaaaaaaaaaaaaactcatgctTTACCACTACTTTGGTACTGCGTAAAAGCAATGGCATGTTTTTTGATGTAGGGTGCTGCTAATAATTATctggaaaattttcttttatttttttatttttatctgtcATGCATGTAAGGTTAAATTGAAGTGTGAGTCTTACAGCGTCCTTGATGGCAGCTTGCACCAAAGGGATGGCAACCTTGCAAATTTCCAAGTATCCCAATCTTCCATCTCAGTTGTTGTGCCAAGTCCAAAAATGTCACTGTAATTACGTATGTGAGTCTTACAAGTCgcaaattattattatgatatgataggcagaaaaaaaaaaaacagacgaAATCTATGCTCGAATATTGAGTCTCCAGCCGCTGAATTCTGTAAACTTGCACTTATTGTACTAATTTCTTTACAATGAAATCACACTATAAACAAGTTTTCTCCATAAAAATAGCGGAGGCATTGAACATTCTTATGGGATGTTCATTAgaaggtaataaaaaaatattctaaacatAATTCGTTTTCAAGAATTTATattacacatatttttttttcatctttatattttcatttaatgaaTTGAGAATcttacattaaaataatttttacttttttcttattcaacctcatttatttaattaatatttttacttaaattctaaagaattataaatatatatcaaaacttTGATGAGAATACATTCTCAGAAATATtcccaaaaatataatcaaaggtGAAACAAACCGTCGCTTTGTTAAATTTTCAGTACTACACAAGGTAGCAGAAAATCAAGTTCTTTTCTCCATCGGTTTGTACGcctatttattaataatatatatacctgGATTCCCTAAATAGTTATATACATTCATTTCTGTATTACACAATTCAACTACCAACCCAGGAACTTGTTGACCGAGATTTGCATGAAAATGTTCATATTTCTACTGATAATATGTCTATCCTAATGCATGTGTAGACACTAGTGCATTTTTATGTAGGTCAGCGTAAGAGACATCTTCTGACAACTGGATGGAGTTTGTAGGCTCAAAAAGGCTTAACCATGGTGATTCTGTTTGTATTATAGGTGTAGTGTATTGCTAGCTAAATGTGCTAGAGTTGTTGTTACATAActtcatttttactaaataatgATATGTCAATTGTTATGAGGAATGAGAAATCGCAATTTGTCGTTGGTATCATCAGTCCTTTCTGCTGAAGGTATGCACATTGGTGTGCTTGCTGATGCTAATTGAATCTCATTCACTATTTTCTGCAGTCCATGGTATGCTTAACTTGGTTCTTACCCTCGCATAACccaaactaatatatatatatatatacacacacacacactaataTCATAACAACTTGAGATTTAGTACGATGCTTGAGATAGAAGAATCGGGAAATCGCAGGCAGGGAtgtgcaaatttttttttatatatataaaaaaataacatttgagCCGAACCAAAACGAAAGGTTTTAATAGGTTCAGTTCCTAATTCAAACATGCAAAGTTCTAAATTGAATTGACCTTGAACAGGTTTTAAAAACCGAACCGATTTCCAAGTGATTTTTAAAACTGAACCTGTTTCAGAGCCAGTCTTCAAAACCCTTTTATATTTGTAAAACCGGTTTTGCATTGCAGCTTATTACACACTGTACTGGTTTGTGGCAGCTTATTACACACTGTACTGTTCAATCCATCATATAGCTGCCCCTGGATGATATTGATGTTTGTCAATGCAAGAGCCATCTAGTAAATAGGGAAGAATTGACAAAGATAAAACCCCCATACGCCAGCGAGGCCTTCTTTTTCATAGATTGGTTGGTCTTTTTCATAGATATGTGCATTCCATGTCATAAAGTCCTCATGTCTTCCCATGAAAGTAGAAATCAGAGGCAAGGAATTAATAGAAACATATATAAGTCTATAGGTCTTTTTATGGTTCATAAGCTGCTATAACAAATAAGATTACTAACAATTGTATCTCTTCCATTATCTTTAATGTTTTGAAGTAAGAAGCATAAGTCCTTTTTTTGACCTTGTTCAACAACTTGAGGGACCTGATGACTAATATTTAAACAAatgactaataaaaaatattatattctaaATACTCCTAATTCGATTGGTGATGCAATgtgacaaagaagaaaaaagataaaaaaaaagagataaaagtgAATGAACTATTTGTATTTAGTGGGAAAATACTTGTCATTCACTCACTCTCTCTTCTATCTCACACTTttgcctaattttttttttctatatctttctttttggtttttttattggaaaatatTTGATTGACATCCCATACGATTTCCTACACCTagacaaagaaggaaaaatataagtataataaGATTTACCATGtgataaggaaaaaaaagataaaaaaataaaaaatgttaataaagtgtttaaaataaaatataatttatgtatctTTACTCTTTTATTGTCACATTACTTATCACATTTTCTCTAAGGTGGATAAACaaccttgttttatttaatgagcGTATCAAAATCATGATCCTCTAACAAATTTTCATCTTCATTCAGTGAGtagagaaaatatatttagacCCTCAATGTCTTTAAACATCAAGAGactgagagagaaaaaaacataaatataataagtaattagagaaaaataaaaaaaagtattgataagttgtttaaaataaataagtaatgtaatatgattgataaattaccttattaaatatgtaatcttaaatttaatctcattaaaaaatatgtattgaaaaatattaaccCTTAAATGTCATTGGCTTTAGGTGGAGATACCAgttcacataaaaaaataccaaCTGATAAGCTCCGACCTGGGGTATAGGATTCCCTTTATCCAACAGTAGACGCCCAAATCCAGCCACATCCTGGAGACATCATACTCAAACAGTTTCAGCAGATCAGTGTTAGAATGAAAGCCAATCGCTCTCTGGCAACTGTATGGAAACATTTCAAAAGTGGCTTTGGTAATTAACATGCCAATGAGGACCACCTCTTGAAGATTATTGCAACACTTAGCAATCGCTACCAAACCTTTTTCACCTATACGCTTCCTTCCATCGATGGTACGAAGCTCTCTCAAAAGCTTGCACCCCTCCGCAGCTGCAACAAGTCCTGCGTCAGAATTTCATACCTCGAACATTTTGAAATCGCTTTCACACCAACGACGGTCATTCGGAAGAGTACTTCGAGGTGGAGTTCCACTATACACGGAGCCTGATCCACCAACAGATGAAGAATCTCGTCCCATTAGCCATTGCAACGAACAACCTTCAAGATCGTCAAGTTCTTGGCGCCGATAATAGGATAAAAAATTCAGTCAATTTCAAATAAACGGCTTTCAGTTTCGGCGATGACGGTGCTGCTGTTGTTAATGAACGGTTATTTGGCGAGGAGAGTTGTTCCAGAGCGCGGCAATGATGCATCAATGCATTCAAGCTTAAGCCTTTGTATATTGGAAGGAGAACTTCTTCAAACGAGCCTTGTAGTTCCTGGAGAATGCCTCCAATGCAGCGTCTGTGAGATCGGACTCGAGATTAGGGCAGCGCTGAGAAATGTGGCTAAAAGCATTTTCTTTGGAGACTTCTCAGAGGTTGCATTTCAACAAGGAGAAAATTGATTTCCAAAGGTGTTGGTTGCATCCCCTCTTGTCCACATGGTTTGAACTTCACCGAGGATGATTGGCACACTTTCGTTGATTGTGAAAAAGCAAAGCAATTTTGGTAAGGAGCTGGCCTATGGGCGCATATGGAAAGCACGATCATGGAAGCTAACAGTATCAAAGATTTACTATTCAGCTCTCTCACTCATCTACCAAATGACCTCAAGTGCAAATTTTCAATGATTCTATGGTCCATTTGGAAAAACAGAAATGAGAAGGTTTGGAACAATCTTGATATTTCTCCAGCAACATCAATATCTCTATCCGACCAGTTTTATTCAGAATGGTCTCATGCTAGAAGAAAGAGCAATAACATTCCCTCCCTCCCCGCTCAACAAGTTCACGGAACATGGGAGCCCCCTCCACTGGGATATATCACCTGCAATGTAGCTATCTTTCAAGACATAAATGCTTTTGGTGCAGACTTGTGTATTCGCGGTCATGATATGATGGAAACTTTATTCGACCAAAAACATGCATCTTTAATGGCAAACCAACTCTTTATCAAGCAAAAGGATGGGCACTATTCAAAGCAATTCAATGGATATCCCAACTTGATTTCTACAACGCCATTTTTGAGTCGGATTGCAAATTTGTAGTTGATTCATGTAACAAGCCCCATATAGAAAACACAGATCTTCATGTAATTTTAGCTAAGTGTTGTACTGCATTCTCAAATATTACAAACTCTAGGTTTTAAGAAGAGACA encodes the following:
- the LOC114408589 gene encoding auxin-responsive protein SAUR50-like, which produces MSAALGKCSRIRHIVRLRQMLRRWRSKARTSAHRIPSDVPAGHVAVCVGNNSKRFVVRTTYLNHPVFKRLLVEAEEEYGFSNHGPLAIPCDEAIFEQLLRFVSHSDDCHVPLRNNLDFYLESRPLLLH